The genomic region CAATCACAGCGGCCATAGTTCCAGAGTAAACAACATTGATGGATGCATTGGAACCGTGGTTAATACCCGACACCAGCAGATCGGGAGTACGCCGGAGAACGATCTGCACACCCAGTTTCACGCAATCTACAGGGGTTCCGTTGCAACGATACTCCTGGTAGCCCTCTTCCTTATAAACCGAAGAGACCCTCAGCGGCATCGATACGGTGATGGCATGTCCCTGGCCTGATCTTGGCCGGTCGGGCGCAACCACAACCACATCACCGAGTTTCCTCATCACTTTGATTAATGTACGCAACCCCGGGGCTGTAATACCGTCGTCGTTGGTAACCAATATGGTTGGTCTTTTCTTCTCCATTTTACATTCAAATTTAAATCTTTGTAACTCCGGCAGAGATGATATATTTCATCACTTCGGTGGCTGATGCATCAATTTTTGTAACATTTTTTGCCGGAACAATGAACAGGTTTCCCGACCAGGCGTAAGAATGGGGCAGGTAAACCGCTATTTTATTTTCCGAAATACCGATCATGCTGAGGTCTTCATCTGTTATAAAACCGATCTTTTCGATACTTCCGTCGGCACTTACCTTAACAAGCACCGGCTGATTAAATCTGCGCTTTTGCCCAACAAAGGCAGCAATCAGGTCTTTCACCGAAGTGTAGATGATTTTGATAAAAGGGGTACGGCTCAGCATCTTATCGAAATACATTGCCAGCGGCCTGAAAAGGAAAGATTTCCCAAGGTAGCCTACCAATGTGATCATAGCAAGCACGGTGATCAATCCCAGTCCGGGTATCGAAATTTCAAGGTATTCCTCGATGTGCTTATACAGCAGTCCATCCACCCAAACGAACATCACCCAAACAGAGTACACCGTAATAACAACCGGGCCCGTAAAAAGCAATCCCTGGAAAAAGTATCTGAGTAAACGTTTGTAAATGCTATTCCTTTCCATAATCAATGTTTGTATTTCATTTCATCATTCCAAACAACAGTAAGCCTGAAATGTTGGCTTTTGTGGAAAAATTGTTTATTGAAAAAGTTGGCGGGCGCCCTTCATGGTATACTCCTGATCATGTTCATGATAAACCACCATTTGACAGCCTGATTTCATCAAGGTTGAGGCGCTTTATAATGGCTCGCTAAAATGAATTCGCTTAATTCGTTTAAACAATTCTAATTTACTCTTCTTTTCCTCTTCAATGTCGTAGTCATCTTGCAGTCCAAGCCAAAATTTTGGACTGTTACCAAAGTATAAACTTAGTCTTAGTGCTGTGTCTGCGGTTATACTTCTCTGTCCTTTCAAAATCTGAGAAATTCGTGTCTGAGGAATTTCAGTATCCTTTGATAACCGGTATGCTGTTATATTCATAGGAATCAGAAATTCTTCATTTAAAATTTCGCCCGGGTGCACATTTTGTAATTTTTCCATAAATTCCTCCATTTCTTAATGATAATCAACAATTTCTACTGATTCTGCGTGATTAGCTTCCCATTTAAAAATAATTGAGGAGTCAATCTTAATACTTACCCCAATTCATTGATATTATTGAAGTTGATCAAACATTCTTTGTGTTACTCTGTGCCTTCTCTGTGTTACTCTGTGATAAAGATCTAAATGTCTTCTCAAAATTCCTCTAATTCCTTGTAAAGCCTTGCTGTAGGCAATCCCACGACATTAAAATAGGAGCCGTCAATTCTCTCGATTCCCACAAACCCGATCCACTCCTGGATTCCATAGGCGCCGGCTTTGTCAAAGGGTTTGTAATTGTCAACGTAAAAACTGATGTCATCATCGGAAAGCTTCTTAAAAACGACATCCGTGGAAACGGTGAATGAAGTCATTTTCTCCAATGATCTCAAAGCAACACCTGTAATCACCTGGTGCTTCTTTCCCGAGAGCTTCCGTAACATTTCAATGGCATGACTGCGATCCTCCGGTTTGTTCATGATTTCACCGCCAAGACACACGATCGTATCG from Bacteroidales bacterium harbors:
- a CDS encoding DUF502 domain-containing protein, whose translation is MERNSIYKRLLRYFFQGLLFTGPVVITVYSVWVMFVWVDGLLYKHIEEYLEISIPGLGLITVLAMITLVGYLGKSFLFRPLAMYFDKMLSRTPFIKIIYTSVKDLIAAFVGQKRRFNQPVLVKVSADGSIEKIGFITDEDLSMIGISENKIAVYLPHSYAWSGNLFIVPAKNVTKIDASATEVMKYIISAGVTKI
- a CDS encoding HigA family addiction module antidote protein, with amino-acid sequence MEKLQNVHPGEILNEEFLIPMNITAYRLSKDTEIPQTRISQILKGQRSITADTALRLSLYFGNSPKFWLGLQDDYDIEEEKKSKLELFKRIKRIHFSEPL
- the maf gene encoding septum formation protein Maf: MQFTKYKIVLASNSPRRQELLKLMGIDFRIRIKPVDENYPDGLTPDEVARYLCEKKAMAFEPDELSVGELLITADTIVCLGGEIMNKPEDRSHAIEMLRKLSGKKHQVITGVALRSLEKMTSFTVSTDVVFKKLSDDDISFYVDNYKPFDKAGAYGIQEWIGFVGIERIDGSYFNVVGLPTARLYKELEEF